The Solirubrobacter pauli sequence GTCCCGGAGTGCAGGTGCGCGCCGGCGAACTCGCCCGTCGAGCCGCTGCCGCCGCCCTCGAGCTCCACGTTCTCGATCCGGCCGTCGTTCTCGACCGCCGGGTACAGCTCGACCGGGCCCGTCGGCGCAGTGCGCTTGATCGTGCCGGTGTTCTTGATCAGCGGCGTGCCGGAGCGGTTGATGTAGCGGCCGTCCCCGGCGAGGGCGAGCGTGCCCTCGATCGCGAGCGTGCGCGTGTCGGCGAGCGACGTGTTCGCCGTGTGCGTCATGGTCGACGTCACGCGCGTGGTGCCCGTGCCGCCCATCGAGCCGCCCGACCAGGTGAACGGGCCGTTCACGTGCAGCGTGCCGGCGCCGCCGACCGTGCCGGTGGTCATCGCGCCCGACGCCGTCACGGTGCCGGTCACGTTGACCGTGCCGCCGTCGAGGGTCGTGCTCGCGAGCGCGGCGCCGTCGCCGAGCTCGAACGTGCCCGAGTGCAGGTTGACGCCGTCGAATGCGCCGGTGGAGCCGCTGCCGCCGCCCTCGAGCTCGACGTTCTGGATCAGGCCGTCGTTCTCGACCGCCGCGTAGATCTCGACGATGCCCGTCGGGGCGGTGCGCTTGATCGTGCCCGTGTTGCGTACCAGCGGGGTGCCGTTGCGGTTGATGTACTTGCCCGCGCCGGCCAGCTCGAGCGTGCCCTCGATCGCCAGCACGCGGGTGCTTTCGAGCGTCGTGTTCTGGGTGTGTGTGAGCGTGCCGGTGACGCGGGTCGTGCCCGAGCCGCCCATCGAGCCGCCCGACCACGTGCCCGAGCCCATCGTCAGCGTGCCGGAGCCCAGCAGCGTGCCGCCGAGGTCCAGCCGCGCCACGCTCGCCGTCGTGTCGAGCGTGACCTGCTTGCCGCTCGGGACGATGGCCGTGTCGCCGGCCCCGGGCACGCTGCCGCCCGACCAGCTCGCCGCGGTCGTCCAGGCGCCGCCGTTGGGCCCGGTGTAGGTGATGTCGGCCGCCTGGGCCGTGCCGCCGAGCGCTGCGAAGGCAGCGAACGTGGCGAGTGCGATCCGTCGCTTCATCGTCACATTCCGATCTCGGCGAGCTGTCGGCGCACGCCGCTGTTGATGGATCCGTAGTCGCGCTGGTTGCGCGCGTGGTCGAGGCCCTGGTCGAGCGTCTCCTCGACGGCCTCGGTCGGCGTGAGGTTGACCGGCAGCACCTTGTCGATCACCTTCAAGCCGCACTTGAGCCAGGCGACGGCCTGCTCGGGCAGCGACTCCTTCTGCTCGCCCTCGTAGATCTCCATCGCGCCCTCCGCGATCTCGACCGCGGTGTCGATCTTCTCCAGGCCGTCGTTGAGCTTGCCCGCGGTCTCGACGATCGGGTTGTCCTCGAGCGGCAGCTCGGAGACGGTCTCGATCGCGTCACGGCCGTCCTCGCTCCGGACCCAGTCGACGACCTTGTTGAAGCCGCCGACGATGCTGTCGACGACGCCACCGCCGGTGCTGCCGCCACCGGCGCCCTCGTCCATGCCGGACGGGTCGCGCTTGCCCACGGGGTCGTTGCCCGCGTAGACGAAGACGTTCATGCCGCCCTCCTGCAGGATCGGGTCGCGCGCGGTGAAGCGGCCCGTGGCCGGCTCGTAGTCGCGCAGGCCGAAGCGCACCAGGCCCGTCACCGGGTCCTCGATGCCGCCCGCGAAGCCCAGCGGGATCTCGAACGTGCCCGTCTCGGCGGCCTTGTTGCGCACGCCGAACGCGTTGCCGGCGTACGTCTTGACGACGGCGCCGGCCGCGTCGGTGATCACGCGCGGCGTGCCGACCTGGTCGGTGCCGACGTAGTACCGCGCGCCGCCGCGCTCGAGCGCGAACAGCAGGTCGTAGCGGTCGTAGAAGTACTGCGTGACCTCGGTGCCGACACGGCTCGCCGACACCTGAAACGGGCGCGACGCGTCCCCGTACAGGAACTCGGTGCGCACGCCGCCGGCGACCCGCGCCCGCAGGCGCCGCGACGCGTCGTACTCGTAGGTGACGGTCGTGCCGCCGACCGTGGCGGACTTCAGCTCACCCTTGTCGCCGTAGGTGAACGTGTCCGCGCCGCGGCTGACGAGGAAGCCCGCCGCGTCGTAGGTGTGCGTGCCGGTCATCCGGTCGTCGTCGGCGTACGACTTCCCGGCGCGGTTGCCGTTGACGTCGTACGTCCAGGACTCGTTCGCGTCGCCGGAGACCGACTTGAGCTCGCCGTCGGGGAAGTACGTGTAGTCGTAGGTCTTGGTCGTCCCGTTGATGGTCTCGACCCGCTTGGTGATGCGGCCCGAGTCGTCACGGGTGACGACGTTCTCGTAGCGCTTGGCGCCCTTGACGGTGAGCGCGCGGCCCTTCGCCGCACCCGCGTTGTCGTAGGTCAGCGCGAGGCTGAGCGCGTCGTCCGTGATCTTGCTGACGTCCCCGAGCGGGCCGCCGCGCTCGTACGTGAACGGGCCGTAGCCGGTGAGGTTGCCGTCGTCGTCACGCGTGAGCGCGCGCTTGGGCGTGCCGGCGAGCTGGATCGACTCCAGCTGCATGTCGGCCCCCCAGCCGTACGTGAACTCGCCCGCGCTCGTCTGGAGCAGGCCGTCGAAGGCGAACGCGTCGGTCTTCGCGCCGCGCGTGGCGGACGTGATCCGCGTGGTCGCGTCGGCGTAGCCGAACGTCGCCTCGCCCACCCCGGTCAGGCGGCCGTCCGTCTTGCGGGCGTAGGACGTCGTCCCGCGGCCCGGCAGCGTGACCGACTGCAGGTAGTGGTCGTCGTCGTAGGCGCGCGTCTGCGGGGACACCCCCGGCGCCGTGTACGACGTCAGGTTCGCGGTCGGCGAGAACCCGTACGTGTGCGTCTTGCCGCTCGGCATCGTCACGCCCGTGCGGTTGCCGGCGTCGTCGTAGGTGAAGCCGTAGGTGTGGCCGCTCGGCAGCTTGACCGAGGTCACGCGCTCGACGCCGTCGTAGCCGTACGTGACCGTGCGGCTCTCGCCGTCCGTGCGCGTCAGCAGCCGCTGCGGGCGCGTGGCGTCGTAGCCGTAGGTAATCTCGCGCGTGCCCTGGACGACCTTGGCCAGGCGGCCCTTCGCGTCCCACGTCATCGTGCGCGGCACGATGCCCGTCCCGTAGCTGTGCGTGACGGGATGGCCCTTGGCGTCGAAGGTGGTCGAGACCTCGCGGCCGGACGGCGACGTGCTCGTCAGCGTCCGGGTCGTGCCGTCGTACTCGCGCCGTGACGTCTTGCCGTTGATCGTCGTCTCGTCCGCGAGCGTGTCGATGCTGAACGGGCTCGCCGGCGACTTGAGGTCGACCGTGCGCTCGTTGGTGGTGACCTTCGTGCGCCCGTCCGGCGTGCGGACCGTGGCGCGGGCCGTGTAGGGCGCGCGCATGCCCCACCGCGGGTCGCCCGCGAGCGTGGTCGTGACCACGGTGCCGTCGGGCTGGGTGACGCGCGTGACGCCGTCGGCGCCGTACTCCATCACCGACTTGGCGCCGGACGGGTCGATCGTGGTCGAGCGCGTGCCGCCGCCGGGGAGCTGCTCGGCCTCGAACGTCGTCAGCTTGCCCAGGTCCGACGTGCGCTTGATGCGGTAGCCGGTCGCCGTCGCCTCACGCGTGAGCGTGACGATCGAGCCGCTCTTGTCCTCGTCGGTCTTCAGCCGCCCGGTGGCGGCGTCGTAGGTGAAGTGCGCGTCCTTGCCGAGCGGGTCGGTGAACGTCTTCAGCAGGCCGCCCGGCGTGTAGTCGAGCGTGTGCGCTTCGTTCTCCGCGTTCTTGACCTCGCCGAGCATGCCGTCGGGACGGATGGTGAGGCTCGTGCGCAGGTTGCCGGGCGCGACGATCGCGGTCGCCTTGCCGGCACCGTCGCGCTCGATCGTGACGACGTTGCCGTCCCCGTCGGTGACCGTCTTGAGCCGGCCCGCGGCGTCGTAGCCGAACGTGAAGCGGACGACACCGGTCAGCGCCTCCAGCGTCTTCAGGTGGCGGCCGGAGCGGTCGAACAGGAACACCTGCGTGCCGTCCTGGCTCGGGAGCGAGAAGTCGGCGTCGACGAAGCCCGGCAGGCCCGGCGAGACGCGGCGGATGCGCGCGTTGCCGGTGTCGGCGATCTGCACCGACTGGTCCGGCGCGACCGTGACGTCCTCCGGGAACGTGAGCTGCGCCTGGGCCGGCGCGTTGCCGTCGCCGGCGTCGCCGCTGCGGCCGGTGCCGGCGTAGACGGCGACGGTGCCGTCCTTGGCGATCCGGCGGACCAGGTGATGGATGCGGTCGGAGACGTAGACGGTGCCGTCGTCGGCGACGTCGAGGCCGTAGGCCTGCCCGATGTCCGCGGCCAGCGTCGTCGCCTCGCCCTGGGCGGTGAGTTTGACCACGCGCTCGTTGAGCGCGTCGGCGACGAAGACCGACCCCTCGGCGTCGACGGCGACGTCGGTCGGCAGGTTCAGGTCCGTGGTGAGCGTGTTGATGCGCCCGTCCGGCGCGACGCGGCGGACGCGGTTGCGGCCGGCCTCGGCGATGTAGAGCGTGCCGTCGGCGGCCAGCGCGAGACCGCGCGGCTGCTTGAGGCTCGCGCTCGTGGCCGGGCCGCCGTCGCCGAGCGTGTCGGGGTCTCCCCCGCCGGCGAACGTCGACCGGTTGCCGAGCGGGTCGATCTTGACGATCCGCGCGTTGCCGGTGTCGGAGATGAAGAGCGTGCCGTCGTCGGCGACGGCCACGTCACGCGGCGCGGTCAGGCCGTCCTCGTCGTCGGCGACGATGTGCACCATGCCGTTCTTGTCGACCTTGAGCACGCGGTCGGCGCCGGTCTCGGCGACGTAGATCGAGCCGTCGGCGCCGGCGTCGGTGCCGCGGGCGGTCTCGAGCGGGAACATCGTCGCCGGCTTCGTCGGGTCGACGTTGCCGTCGGACACGCCGACCGCGGTGTCGAGCTCCGCGCGGATCGCCTCGGTGGTGACCTTCGAGCCGTCGCCCTTGTAGAGCGTGCGGGCCTGCGGGTCGTAGGCGTGGTGCACGTCGAGCGTCCAGCCGCCGAGCGCGTCGCTGCCGGCGCCGAGGACGCCCACGGGGCGCTCCCACTCCTGCCAAGCGATGATCTCGCGGCGCGACTCGTCGTCGCCTCCCGCCTCGTTGCGGGTGACGGGCGCGCCGCCGAACTGGCCGAAGGACGCCTCGAACTCGGACGCCTCCAGGTACTCGGCCGCGTACACGTAGCCGATCCGCACCTCGGCGTTCTGCGCCCCCTCGACCGTGCGGCCGTAGGCGTCCACGCCGTCCCACTCGAACGTGTGCTTGAGGTTCGCCTTGGGTGTGAACGTCTGACGGAACTCCTGGCCGGCGACGGTCACCTCGAGCTCGACGCGCTTCAGGCTCGGCTTGATCGACGCGCCCGTCAGCGGGATCTCGAGCCGGTAGGCCTCCTTGTAGCCGGGGACGCGGCCGGAGTTGTAGTAGAGGTTGAGGGGCGTGCCGGGGACGGAGAGGGTCTCGCCGAGCGTCTGGTTGAAGACGCCGATGATCGAGCCGGCGGCCTCGCACTCGGGGCAGTAGGGCGGGGGCGGCGGCTCCTCGTCCGGGGCGTCGCAGTCGGCCTTGCAGCCGTACGGCCAGTTGTAGTCCCAGGGCGTGAAGTGCTCGACCTCGACGCGCCACAGCGACTTGCCGGCGCCGTACTCCTGGGCGAGCTTCGTGCGCTCGGCGTCGTCGAGGCCCTGGTTGTCCGCGGTGCCGTCGCCGTCCGTGTCGACGTTCGCGCGGCCGCCCGACTCGCTGATGATCTTGATGACCACGCCGTTCTTGGACGGCACCCACGCGCCCTTGGCCTCGTCGTAGTACGCCGACGGCACGATCGTGCCGGCCTTGAAGCCGAGGAAGTTGTCGACGTAGGTCGTGACCGGCTTGGTGAACTTGACGTCGGTGGCGCCCGCCTCGACGGCGTCATCGACGGAGAACTCGACGGCGTAGGTGTAGGCGGAGCTGTCCGGCAGCTCGCCCGGCATGCGCTCCTCGCCGTTCGCGCCGACCGTGTACTCGGTCGCGCGGACCTCGAGGTCGCCGAGCGGCTTCGTCTGGCCGTTCGGCAGCGTCATCGTGGCGTCCGTGCCGGGGTCGAACATGAGCGTCGCCTGGCGCGGATCGCTGTCGTCGGCCGGCGTCGTCTCGCTCGTGGCGACCTGCAGCGTGTCGGCCTTCTCCTCGATCTCCGTGACCTTCGCGTCGTACGGGGTCATCACCACGTCGGCGATGTCCACGTAGTCCTGCCACGGGATCGGCTCCGTGCGCTGGACGCTCATGAAGCCGTCCTGCTCGAACGTCAGCGTGAGGTCCGCGCCACCGTTGACGGCGAGGTCGTAGCCGCCGTCCTCACGGGTCGCGGTGTAGCCGAGCTCGGAGTGGTCGAGCACGGTGACGCGCGCGCCCTTCATCGGCGTCCCGTCGGCCTTGAGGACCTTGCCGCGGACGACCGCCACCTGCTTGTCGGCGATCGTGCTGGGCTTGACCTCCTTCTGGATCGGGTTGCTGCCCGTGTAGAGGAACTCGGTGCCGTCGGCGACCGTGGTCGGCTTGCTCGGCTCGGGCGCGGGGGCGACGTCGGCCGGGTCCGCGGCGGGGGTGAGCGGGGGCTCAGGGAAGTCGGGGGTCGGGGTGGCCGTGACCGTCGGGGTCACGGTGGCGGTCGCCGTGGCGGTGGCGGTGGCGGTGGCCGTTGCGGTGGCCGTGGGCGTCGCGGAGGCGGTGGCCGTCGCGGTGGCGGTCGGGCCCGGGTTCGGGTTCGGGTTCGGCGCCGGCTGCGGGACGGGCTGCGGCGCCGGGCCGGGAGCCGGCGTGGGCTGCGGGCCGGTGCGCACGGTGATCTCGCCCGAGGCGCGGCAGTTGTTCTTCTCGTTGCGCTCGCGGACCTTGTTCTTCGGGTCCGCGCAGGCGATCACGCGGTACGTACCCGCGGGCACCGTGAGCGTGTACGTCGCCGCCGCGCTCTTCCTGGCGGCCAGCGCCTTGACCGACCCGCTGGTGAGCGCGCGGTCGTCCTTGCTCGGCTTCGCGTCCTTCGAGAGCGTGAGCGCGACCTGCGACGCCTTGGCCTTCGCGGGACCGGCGTTCTTCACGGTGACCGTCGCGGAGCCCGCGTCGGCCTGCAGCTTGGCGACCGACAGGTCGGGCCGAGCGGGTGCAGCGTATGCCGGGCTCGCGAGCAGCGCGAACCCAGCGGCAAGCATCACGCTTGCGCGAGGGAAGATCTTCAAGGCGGCGTCCGTACCTTTATTGCGATTCCTGGGGAGTGCCGACAGGCTCCCGGAGCGGACCGCCACGTTACGGGCGGTTACCCACACACCCACAGCGCGGGGACCACCACACCGGCGGTGCGGGAATCACGCCGATCGAAGGATGTACGTGCGACCCTGTGGCGATGCGCCGTACCCTCGTCCTCGCCCTCGCCCTGCTGACCCTGTGCGCGCCGGGCGTCGCCCTCGCCGCCGGCTCCTCCTACGTCCGCGACCCGTTGTCGGACCGCCTGGCGCAGAAGCCCAAGACGCTCGCCTTCCGCGACGTGGACCTCACGAGCCTGCGCTGGAAGCACTGGGGCTGGAGCAAGGCGATCGGCCGCGGCACGGCCAGCGTCCTGCTGTGCGAGCCCAGCTGCGCCGAAGGCCGCCGCGTCCGCGGCAAGGTCCGCGTCGTCCTGCGCAAGCGCGTGGCCGAGGGCGACCGCCGTGTCTACCAGTGCATCGAGGCCCGCATCACGGGCGTGCCGAAGGCCTACTCGAAGATCAGCTGGCAGTGCTGAGCACGTCGATCCTCACTCAGGCGGTTCGGCTTCGGGCCTGATCGGCACGATGTCGTCGATGCGAGCGCCTTCCTCGAGGTCAGCGCTGTCGACGTACCCGCGAAGGTTGAGGCTCGGCGGGGTGTAGTACTGCACGGCGTCGAGGAGGAACGCGTAGAACC is a genomic window containing:
- a CDS encoding RHS repeat-associated core domain-containing protein, with translation MLAAGFALLASPAYAAPARPDLSVAKLQADAGSATVTVKNAGPAKAKASQVALTLSKDAKPSKDDRALTSGSVKALAARKSAAATYTLTVPAGTYRVIACADPKNKVRERNEKNNCRASGEITVRTGPQPTPAPGPAPQPVPQPAPNPNPNPGPTATATATASATPTATATATATATATATATVTPTVTATPTPDFPEPPLTPAADPADVAPAPEPSKPTTVADGTEFLYTGSNPIQKEVKPSTIADKQVAVVRGKVLKADGTPMKGARVTVLDHSELGYTATREDGGYDLAVNGGADLTLTFEQDGFMSVQRTEPIPWQDYVDIADVVMTPYDAKVTEIEEKADTLQVATSETTPADDSDPRQATLMFDPGTDATMTLPNGQTKPLGDLEVRATEYTVGANGEERMPGELPDSSAYTYAVEFSVDDAVEAGATDVKFTKPVTTYVDNFLGFKAGTIVPSAYYDEAKGAWVPSKNGVVIKIISESGGRANVDTDGDGTADNQGLDDAERTKLAQEYGAGKSLWRVEVEHFTPWDYNWPYGCKADCDAPDEEPPPPPYCPECEAAGSIIGVFNQTLGETLSVPGTPLNLYYNSGRVPGYKEAYRLEIPLTGASIKPSLKRVELEVTVAGQEFRQTFTPKANLKHTFEWDGVDAYGRTVEGAQNAEVRIGYVYAAEYLEASEFEASFGQFGGAPVTRNEAGGDDESRREIIAWQEWERPVGVLGAGSDALGGWTLDVHHAYDPQARTLYKGDGSKVTTEAIRAELDTAVGVSDGNVDPTKPATMFPLETARGTDAGADGSIYVAETGADRVLKVDKNGMVHIVADDEDGLTAPRDVAVADDGTLFISDTGNARIVKIDPLGNRSTFAGGGDPDTLGDGGPATSASLKQPRGLALAADGTLYIAEAGRNRVRRVAPDGRINTLTTDLNLPTDVAVDAEGSVFVADALNERVVKLTAQGEATTLAADIGQAYGLDVADDGTVYVSDRIHHLVRRIAKDGTVAVYAGTGRSGDAGDGNAPAQAQLTFPEDVTVAPDQSVQIADTGNARIRRVSPGLPGFVDADFSLPSQDGTQVFLFDRSGRHLKTLEALTGVVRFTFGYDAAGRLKTVTDGDGNVVTIERDGAGKATAIVAPGNLRTSLTIRPDGMLGEVKNAENEAHTLDYTPGGLLKTFTDPLGKDAHFTYDAATGRLKTDEDKSGSIVTLTREATATGYRIKRTSDLGKLTTFEAEQLPGGGTRSTTIDPSGAKSVMEYGADGVTRVTQPDGTVVTTTLAGDPRWGMRAPYTARATVRTPDGRTKVTTNERTVDLKSPASPFSIDTLADETTINGKTSRREYDGTTRTLTSTSPSGREVSTTFDAKGHPVTHSYGTGIVPRTMTWDAKGRLAKVVQGTREITYGYDATRPQRLLTRTDGESRTVTYGYDGVERVTSVKLPSGHTYGFTYDDAGNRTGVTMPSGKTHTYGFSPTANLTSYTAPGVSPQTRAYDDDHYLQSVTLPGRGTTSYARKTDGRLTGVGEATFGYADATTRITSATRGAKTDAFAFDGLLQTSAGEFTYGWGADMQLESIQLAGTPKRALTRDDDGNLTGYGPFTYERGGPLGDVSKITDDALSLALTYDNAGAAKGRALTVKGAKRYENVVTRDDSGRITKRVETINGTTKTYDYTYFPDGELKSVSGDANESWTYDVNGNRAGKSYADDDRMTGTHTYDAAGFLVSRGADTFTYGDKGELKSATVGGTTVTYEYDASRRLRARVAGGVRTEFLYGDASRPFQVSASRVGTEVTQYFYDRYDLLFALERGGARYYVGTDQVGTPRVITDAAGAVVKTYAGNAFGVRNKAAETGTFEIPLGFAGGIEDPVTGLVRFGLRDYEPATGRFTARDPILQEGGMNVFVYAGNDPVGKRDPSGMDEGAGGGSTGGGVVDSIVGGFNKVVDWVRSEDGRDAIETVSELPLEDNPIVETAGKLNDGLEKIDTAVEIAEGAMEIYEGEQKESLPEQAVAWLKCGLKVIDKVLPVNLTPTEAVEETLDQGLDHARNQRDYGSINSGVRRQLAEIGM